The region TGGCATAACGTTGCACCGGTTCCCGAGAGTTTTTGGACTGAAGAAATTGATATTACCGTGCTGCGGAATGCCGATGATATTGGGCAGTTGCTTCCGTCGCAGCGTGAACGTGTTGCCTATATCGGCTACGCACCACAGCGTGCGCAGGATTTGGGGATTCGTGCAGACAATATTAATCCTCAGGGCGTGCTGGATTATCTGCACTACCACCGCGCTTATAAAACCGATTACGAGCTGGCCTGCATGCGTGAAGCGCAGAAGACGGCGGTGATCGGTCATCGGGCTGCACATGAAGCGTTTCTCTCTGGCATGAGCGAGTTCGATATTAATCTGGCGTATCTGACGGCTACTGGTCATCGGGATATCGATGTGCCTTACGGCAATATCATCGCGCTCAATGAACATGCGGCGGTGCTGCACTATACCCAGTTAGATCATCAGGTGCCTTCCGATGTCCGCAGCTTCCTGATTGATGCGGGTGCCGAATATAACGGCTATGCCGCCGATCTGACGCGTACCTATTCTGCGCAGAGTGATGGCGCATTTGCCCTGCTGATTAAAGATCTCAATCAGGAAATGCTTTCATTGATTGATACCATTCAGGCAGGAGTGCGCTATAGCGATTACCATATTCAGATGCATCAACGGATTGCGAAGCTGCTTAAATCACATCAACTGGTGCGTGATATCAGCGAAGAAGCCATGGTGGAGCAGGGGATGACATCGCCTTTCCTGCCGCACGGTCTTGGCCACCCGCTGGGCTTGCAGGTGCATGATGTCGCCGGGTTTATGCAAGACGATCGCGGCACACATCTGGCGGCACCGTCGCAGCATCCTTATCTGCGTTGTACTCGCGTGCTTGAACCCGGCATGGTCATGACGATCGAACCGGGCATTTACTTCATCGAATCCTTGCTTGCTCCGTGGCGTGAGGGTGAATTGAGTCAGCACTTTGATTGGCAAAAAATCGATGCGTTGAAACCGTTTGGTGGTATTCGTATCGAGGATAATATTGTCATTCATGACGGGCGCGTGGAGAACATGACGCGCGACCTGAATCTGGCCTGATGCAAGCGTATCCCATTCTTACTGTGCCTGTGAGCTTCAGTGAAGAAATAAAGAAAAGCCGTTTTACGACGATCCTGGCAGCAACGCCGGGAATCGACGCGGCAAAAGCCTTTATCCAGCGCGTCAGGGAAGAGCACGCCTCGGCGGGGCACCACTGCTGGGCGTTTGTTGCGGGCGCGCCTGACGATTCTCAGCAGCTTGGTTTTTCTGACGATGGCGAGCCGTCCGGCACAGCGGGTAAACCGATGCTTTCGCAACTAATGGGAAGCGGTATCGGTGAGATTACGGCGGTGGTGGTACGCTACTATGGCGGTATCCCGCTAGGTACTGGCGGATTAGTGAAGGCCTATGGCGGTGGTGTTCAGCAAGCGCTGAAGCTGGTATCGCTGCAAGAGAAAGTCTTGCAAAAAGAGTATGGCTTACAATGTGATTATGCGCTGTTGCCCCAGGTAGAATCACTGATCTTTCAGCTTGGCGGAAAAGTGCTGCATAGCGAGTATGGCGTGGACGTCGTATTGCGGTTCTCTCTTCCCATCAGGGGAACCGAGGAAGCGGCAACGAAATTGCGTGATTTAAGTCGCGGTGCGTTGCATTTATTGCCGATTCTATAATAATCCCAGCGCTTTTTTATGAATCATTAAGGAATTCCCTGCGATGCACTTGCGCGCCATAACCCGTATTGTCGGCCAGTTGGTTATCCTTTTTTCCGGGACGATGGTTATTCCTGGACTGGTGGCGTTAATTTACCGTGATGGCGCAGGCCGGGCGTTTACGCAGACATTTATTGTCGCGCTGGCTATCGGCATTATGCTGTGGCTACCAAACCGTAAACAGAAGCATGAGCTGAAATCTCGTGAAGGGTTCCTGATTGTTGTCCTCTTCTGGACGGTGCTGGGAAGTGTCGGCGCACTGCCTTTTCTGTTTGCCGAACATCCTAATCTGGGCGTAACGGATGCTTTCTTCGAATCGTTCTCAGGGCTAACGACAACGGGGGCAACCACGCTGGTTGGGCTAGACTCACTGCCTAAAGCCATCCTATTTTATCGACAGATGCTGCAATGGTTTGGCGGGATGGGGATCATCGTACTTGCTGTTGCTATCCTGCCGATTCTTGGTGTCGGTGGGATGCAGCTTTATCGTGCAGAAATGCCGGGGCCGTTGAAGGAAAACAAAATGCGCCCGCGTATCGCTGATACAGCGAAAACGCTGTGGCTGATTTATCTCTTACTCACGATTGCCTGTGCTGTCGCGCTGTGGCTGGCTGGTATGCCGATATTTGATGCAATTGGGCACAGCTTCTCTACGGTGTCGGTCGGCGGGTTCTCTACCCACGATGCCAGTATTGGTTACTTCAACAGCCCAACGATTAACACTATCATCGCAATATTCCTGCTGATTTCTGGCTGTAACTTTGGTTTGCACTTTGCTCTGCTGAGCGGCCGTAGCCTGAAGGTATACTGGCGTGACCCAGAGTTCCGCATGTTCATTTTTGTTCAACTGTCGCTGGTGGCCGTGTGTACGATCGTCCTGTGGTTCCACCATGTTTATGACAGTGGGATGCAGACGATCAATCAGGCATTTTTTCAGGTTGTCTCCATGGCGACAACGGCGGGGTTTACGACGGATAGCATTGCATCGTGGCCACTTTTTCTGCCGGTTTTGCTTCTGTGCTCTGCGTTTATTGGCGGGTGTGCGGGTTCAACCGGGGGCGGTCTGAAAGTGATCCGTATCCTGCTGCTTTTCTTACAAGGATCGCGTGAGCTTAAGCGTTTAGTGCATCCAAATGCGGTTTACACCATTAAGCTGGGTCATCGGGCGCTGCCAGAACGTATTCTTGAAGCCGTGTGGGGATTCTTTTCCGCATATGCACTGGTTTTTATTGTCAGCATGCTGGCTGTCATTGCGACAGGCGTTGATGATTTCTCCGCGTTTGCCGCGGTCGCTGCCACATTGAATAATTTGGGGCCGGGCTTGGGCGTCGTCGCTGAGAATTTCACTTCAATGAATGATACGGCGAAATGGATTCTGATACTGACAATGCTGTTTGGTCGTTTGGAAGTCTTCACACTTTTAGTACTGTTTACGCCAACCTTCTGGCGGGAATAGTCCTCATAAGGATAAAGAACAATGAAAGCTTTGATCGTGTTTTCGAGTCGAGATGGGCAAACCAGAGCGATTGCCTCTTCTATTGCGAATACGCTGAAAGGAACCTTGGAGTGTGATGTTGTTAACGTGCTCAATGCGAATGATATCGATCTGGCTCAATACGACCAGGTACTTATTGGCGCGTCGATTCGGTACGGGCGCTTTCATCCAGCGGTAAATCAATTTATCCATAAGCATCTGGCTTCTCTGCAACAATTGCCTAGCGCATTCTTCTCAGTGAATCTCACTGCACGTAAACCAGAAAAGCGCACGATACAAACCAATGCCTATACGCGTAAGTTTCTGCTGAATTCCCCTTGGCAGCCAGATTTGTGTTGTGTGTTCGCGGGTGCTCTGCGTTATCCGCGTTATCGTTGGTTCGATCGGGTAATGATTCAACTCATTATGCGTATGACGGGCGGCGAAACGGATAGCACGAAAGAAATTGAATACACGGACTGGCAACAGGTTGCCCGTTTCGCACAGGATTTCGCGCAATTAACGATGAAAAATCCGGCATAACGCCGTCTTTTAATACGCTTTGCTGAAAAAATCCTCACTCAGAAATTATTTTGCATTTAGCGCTTGTCAGCCGCCGAGAAGTCCCTATAATGCGCCTCCACTGACACGGCAACAGCGACACGCGGTTGGGGTGACAGAAAAAAGATTTAATAAAGACGGTCAGTAATGACTTGACTTTAAAGCGGATTAGCATAGTATATGCAGCCCGCGCCACCGTAGAAGTGGCACTGCTCTTTAACAATATAATCAGACAATCTGTGTGGGCACTCACAAGACCGTATCTTAACGATATAAAAAGTCTTGAAGAGTGAACAACAGTAAATTCATTACGAATAAACAGTTTTAATTCTTTGAGCATCGCTGACGAGTTCGGCAAATCAAACAAATCTTAAATTGAAGAGTTTGATCATGGCTCAGATTGAACGCTGGCGGCAGGCCTAACACATGCAAGTCGAGCGGTAGCACAGGGGAGCTTGCTCTCTGGGTGACGAGCGGCGGACGGGTGAGTAATGTCTGGGAAACTGCCTGATGGAGGGGGATAACTACTGGAAACGGTAGCTAATACCGCATAACGTCTTCGGACCAAAGAGGGGGACCTTCGGGCCTCTTGCCATCGGATGTGCCCAGATGGGATTAGCTAGTAGGTGAGGTAATGGCTCACCTAGGCGACGATCCCTAGCTGGTCTGAGAGGATGACCAGCCACACTGGAACTGAGACACGGTCCAGACTCCTACGGGAGGCAGCAGTGGGGAATATTGCACAATGGGCGCAAGCCTGATGCAGCCATGCCGCGTGTGTGAAGAAGGCCTTCGGGTTGTAAAGCACTTTCAGCGGGGAGGAAGGCGGTGAGATTAATACTCATCGATTGACGTTACCCGCAGAAGAAGCACCGGCTAACTCCGTGCCAGCAGCCGCGGTAATACGGAGGGTGCAAGCGTTAATCGGAATGACTGGGCGTAAAGCGCACGCAGGCGGTCTGTTAAGTTGGATGTGAAATCCCCGGGCTTAACCTGGGAACTGCATTCAAAACTGACAGGCTAGAGTCTTGTAGAGGGGGTAGAATTCCAGGTGTAGCGGTGAAATGCGTAGAGATCTGGAGGAATACCGGTGGCGAAGGCGGCCCCTGGACAAAGACTGACGCTCAGGTGCGAAAGCGTGGGGAGCAAACAGGATTAGATACCCTGGTAGTCCACGCTGTAAACGATGTCGATTTGGAGGTTGTGCCCTTGAGGCGTGGCTTCCGGAGCTAACGCGTTAAATCGACCGCCTGGGGAGTACGGCCGCAAGGTTAAAACTCAAATGAATTGACGGGGCCCGCACAAGCGGTGGAGCATGTGGTTTAATTCGATGCAACGCGAAGAACCTTACCTACTCTTGACATCCAGAGAATTTGCTAGAGATAGCTTAGTGCCTTCGGGAACTCTGAGACAGGTGCTGCATGGCTGTCGTCAGCTCGTGTTGTGAAATGTTGGGTTAAGTCCCGCAACGAGCGCAACCCTTATCCTTTGTTGCCAGCACGTAATGGTGGGAACTCAAAGGAGACTGCCGGTGATAAACCGGAGGAAGGTGGGGATGACGTCAAGTCATCATGGCCCTACGAGTAGGGCTACACACGTGCTACAATGGCGTATACAAAGAGAAGCGACCTCGCGAGAGCAAGCGGACCTCATAAAGTACGTCGTAGTCCGGATTGAGTCTGCAACTCGACTCCATGAAGTCGGAATCGCTAGTAATCGTAGATCAGAATGCTACGGTGAATACGTTCCCGGGCCTTGTACACACCGCCCGTCACACCATGGGAGTGGGTTGCAAAAGAAGTAGGTAGCTTAACCTTCGGGAGGGCGCTTACCACTTTGTGATTCATGACTGGGGTGAAGTCG is a window of Pectobacterium punjabense DNA encoding:
- a CDS encoding IMPACT family protein, yielding MQAYPILTVPVSFSEEIKKSRFTTILAATPGIDAAKAFIQRVREEHASAGHHCWAFVAGAPDDSQQLGFSDDGEPSGTAGKPMLSQLMGSGIGEITAVVVRYYGGIPLGTGGLVKAYGGGVQQALKLVSLQEKVLQKEYGLQCDYALLPQVESLIFQLGGKVLHSEYGVDVVLRFSLPIRGTEEAATKLRDLSRGALHLLPIL
- the hemG gene encoding menaquinone-dependent protoporphyrinogen IX dehydrogenase, giving the protein MKALIVFSSRDGQTRAIASSIANTLKGTLECDVVNVLNANDIDLAQYDQVLIGASIRYGRFHPAVNQFIHKHLASLQQLPSAFFSVNLTARKPEKRTIQTNAYTRKFLLNSPWQPDLCCVFAGALRYPRYRWFDRVMIQLIMRMTGGETDSTKEIEYTDWQQVARFAQDFAQLTMKNPA
- the trkH gene encoding Trk system potassium transporter TrkH is translated as MHLRAITRIVGQLVILFSGTMVIPGLVALIYRDGAGRAFTQTFIVALAIGIMLWLPNRKQKHELKSREGFLIVVLFWTVLGSVGALPFLFAEHPNLGVTDAFFESFSGLTTTGATTLVGLDSLPKAILFYRQMLQWFGGMGIIVLAVAILPILGVGGMQLYRAEMPGPLKENKMRPRIADTAKTLWLIYLLLTIACAVALWLAGMPIFDAIGHSFSTVSVGGFSTHDASIGYFNSPTINTIIAIFLLISGCNFGLHFALLSGRSLKVYWRDPEFRMFIFVQLSLVAVCTIVLWFHHVYDSGMQTINQAFFQVVSMATTAGFTTDSIASWPLFLPVLLLCSAFIGGCAGSTGGGLKVIRILLLFLQGSRELKRLVHPNAVYTIKLGHRALPERILEAVWGFFSAYALVFIVSMLAVIATGVDDFSAFAAVAATLNNLGPGLGVVAENFTSMNDTAKWILILTMLFGRLEVFTLLVLFTPTFWRE
- the pepQ gene encoding Xaa-Pro dipeptidase is translated as MEKLASLYHHHLATLQARAQTVLARHQLDALLIHSGELLTVFLDDHDYPFKVNPQFKAWVPVTQVPNCWLWIDGVNPPKLWFYSPVDYWHNVAPVPESFWTEEIDITVLRNADDIGQLLPSQRERVAYIGYAPQRAQDLGIRADNINPQGVLDYLHYHRAYKTDYELACMREAQKTAVIGHRAAHEAFLSGMSEFDINLAYLTATGHRDIDVPYGNIIALNEHAAVLHYTQLDHQVPSDVRSFLIDAGAEYNGYAADLTRTYSAQSDGAFALLIKDLNQEMLSLIDTIQAGVRYSDYHIQMHQRIAKLLKSHQLVRDISEEAMVEQGMTSPFLPHGLGHPLGLQVHDVAGFMQDDRGTHLAAPSQHPYLRCTRVLEPGMVMTIEPGIYFIESLLAPWREGELSQHFDWQKIDALKPFGGIRIEDNIVIHDGRVENMTRDLNLA